A region from the Lepeophtheirus salmonis unplaced genomic scaffold, UVic_Lsal_1.4 unplaced_contig_15958_pilon, whole genome shotgun sequence genome encodes:
- the LOC121131059 gene encoding uncharacterized protein, with amino-acid sequence MNSSSVNQVGIDQVILDCRSEFEREVQGYLEGSHWFDNCQIKDDVVPSHDLKGKSTDLILCIRGKRSTKADATKLIQALELKSSKLDDFEGDLRELGKELKVTRFVHFDALSALLNEKKILLIDVRNRTELNEVGQIRGSVCLPLHEIPLAFTKLNENDFQERYGFSKPNPLDSSNIVLTCRSGRRVLVADKKMKPLGFENLEYIQGVLMNGAK; translated from the exons ATGAATTCCTCATCAGTCAATCAAGTTGGAATAGATCAAGTTATTTTGGATTGTCGTTCAGAGTTTGAACGAGAGGTTCAAGGCTACCTTGAGGGAAGTCATTGGTTTGATAACTGTCAGATAAAGGATGATGTTGTTCCTAGTCATGA TTTGAAAGGCAAGTCTACGGATCTCATACTATGTATTCGAGGGAAGAGATCCACAAAGGCAGATGCTACCAAACTGATTCAAGCTCTAGAATTGAAGTCATCCAAATTAGATGATTTTGAGGGAGATTTGAGGGAATTAGGAAAGGAATTGAAGGTAACCCGATTCGTTCACTTCGATGCTCTTTCTGCTctattgaacgaaaaaaaaatacttctgatTGATGTCAGAAATCGAACAGAGCTGAATGAAGTGGGACAAATTCGTGGAAGCGTTTGTCTTCCACTTCATGAAATCCCTTTAGCTTTTACCAAGcttaatgaaaatgattttcaagAGCGCTATGGATTTTCAAAGCCCAATCCCCTGGATTCTAGCAACATTGTACTAACGTGTCGCTCGGGAAGACGAGTATTAGTtgctgacaaaaaaatgaaaccccTTGGTTTTGAAAATCTAGAATATATTCAGGGAGTTTTAATGAATGGAGCCAAATGA